In one Arachis duranensis cultivar V14167 chromosome 9, aradu.V14167.gnm2.J7QH, whole genome shotgun sequence genomic region, the following are encoded:
- the LOC107467530 gene encoding uncharacterized protein LOC107467530, with the protein MSTGKPKDGDFQMVAVPGSSKPPLAPSSSNALVEYTTPVTFKEEEEDLEVKLRRIIDNVPVRVSNTSGSSAGSGSGDFHQYRQMRRKEQDRLARMEVDYQKRKELAEFKMRREERLKAAEERTAKKRAKRQKKKQRKKEKKMKLNSGEEQPEKEDTSDDGDSDKDEEAAP; encoded by the exons ATGTCGACGGGCAAACCCAAAGACGGTGACTTTCAGATGGTTGCAGTGCCTGGAAGCTCAAAACCGCCGCTAGCGCCATCATCTTCGAATGCCTTAGTGGAATACACAACACCGGTGACTTtcaaggaggaagaggaggaccTGGAAGTCAAGCTACGCCGTATTATCGATAACGTCCCCGTGCGTGTCAGCAACACCTCCGGTAGTTCTGCCGGTTCTGGCTCCGGTGACTTCCACCAG TATCGGCAAATGCGGCGTAAGGAGCAAGATCGACTTGCTAGGATGGAGGTTGACTACCAGAAGAGGAAAGAGCTAGCAGAATTTAAAATGAGAAGGGAGGAAAGGCTAAAAGCTGCAGAAGAACGGACGGCAAAGAAAAGAGCAAAGCGTCAAAAGAAGAAGCAaaggaaaaaggagaagaagatgaaattaaACAGCGGAGAAGAGCAGCCAGAGAAAGAAGATACTTCAGATGATGGAGACTCTGATAAAGATGAAGAGGCAGCACCTTAG
- the LOC107467555 gene encoding reticulon-like protein B11, which translates to MGETTPCQRISVHHALGAGPVADVLLWKNWCGAGVVLASATALWYLFERAGYNFLSFVANVILLLVVILFLWAKSARVLNRPLPPLPDLEISEQTIAKVADVLQIWINRALSIAHDIAIERNLLLCLQVACALWVISFIGGLFNFLTLIYIGVLLSLSVPVLYDKFQDQIDAKLYMINGIIEPHYRRISSKIPKLSNKEKKVQ; encoded by the exons ATGGGAGAAACCACACCTTGCCAACGCATTTCCGTTCACCACGCCCTCGGCGCTGGCCCAg TTGCCGATGTGTTGCTTTGGAAGAATTGGTGTGGCGCAGGTGTTGTTCTTGCTTCGGCTACCGCTTTGTGGTACCTCTTCGAACGAGCTGGCTATAATTTCTTGTCATTCGTGGCCAATGTAATATTGCTTCTCGTCGTTATTCTCTTCTTGTGGGCCAAATCTGCTAGAGTTCTTAATAG gcctcttcctcctctaccTGATCTGGAGATTTCTGAGCAAACCATTGCCAAGGTTGCTGACGTGCTTCAAATTTGGATAAATCGTGCATTGTCCATTGCACATGACATAGCTATCGAGAGGAATTTGCTCCTTTGCCTACAG GTTGCCTGTGCATTGTGGGTAATATCTTTTATTGGTGGTCTGTTCAACTTCCTGACTTTAATCTATATTG GTGTTCTTCTAAGCTTGTCAGTTCCTGTTTTGTATGACAAGTTCCAGGACCAAATCGATGCTAAGCTGTACATGATAAATGGAATTATTGAGCCACATTATAGAAGGATTTCAAGCAAGATTCCAAAACtgtcaaacaaagaaaagaaggtGCAGTAG
- the LOC107467521 gene encoding protein TIC 21, chloroplastic produces MQTLLPPATHTGRFTVAPAAAPLSASAISSCRIPRTILRANFLPSLSLKPLPSLAPSSSLFGSFVSRRPWKLPFTVVSASSQVSQAYSPSNDESEKAKLDQVSKRLEKTARYFKRLGSLGFWGQLVCTVVAAVILSFSVVVTGKVTSPATFYATAGGIAAAFISVFWSFGYIRLSEKLRRTASDPTKAPPRADVIKSLKNGIVVNLLGMGAAILGMQATVGLLVAKALTSSANPYYQGISPGYSPVLALDVFLVQASANTILSHFLGLVFSLELLRSVTLPPSEATPFPKFA; encoded by the exons ATGCAAACGCTACTTCCGCCGGCAACACACACCGGGAGGTTCACGGTGGCGCCGGCCGCGGCTCCGCTTTCAGCCTCCGCAATCTCCTCCTGTCGGATTCCCCGAACTATTCTCCGCGCGAATTTCCTTCCCTCACTCTCTCTGAAGCCTCTTCCCTCACTTGCACCTTCGTCTTCCTTGTTCGGTTCCTTTGTTTCTCGCCGTCCATGGAAGCTTCCCTTCACCGTCGTGAGCGCTTCCTCTCAAGTTTCTCAAGCTTACTCTCCCTCCAACGACGAATCAGAGAAAGCAAAACTTGATCAg GTGTCGAAGAGATTGGAGAAGACTGCGAGGTACTTCAAGCGATTGGGGAGCTTAGGGTTTTGGGGTCAGCTAGTGTGCACCGTGGTGGCTGCAGTTATACTTTCCTTTTCAGTTGTTGTCACCGGAAAAGTAACGTCGCCGGCTACGTTTTATGCAACTGCCGGTGGAATTGCGGCTGCTTTCATCTCAGTGTTTTGGTCGTTTGGTTATATTCGGCTGTCTGAGAAGCTTAGAAGAACTGCCAGCGACCCAACCAAG GCACCCCCTCGTGCTGATGTAATTAAAAGCTTGAAAAATGGTATCGTAGTGAACCTTTTGGGAATGGGTGCTGCTATTCTTGGGATGCAAGCTACTGTTGGATTGTTGGTTGCAAAGGCTCTCACTTCCTCTGCCAACCCATATTATCAGGGAATATCTCCGGGCTACAGCCCTGTTCTTGCTTTGGATGTATTTTTGGTGCAG GCTTCCGCCAACACCATTCTTTCTCATTTTCTTGGGCTAGTTTTCTCACTAGAGTTGTTGAGATCTGTCACATTACCACCGTCAGAAGCAACTCCATTTCCCAAGTTTGCATAA